A window of Mytilus edulis chromosome 10, xbMytEdul2.2, whole genome shotgun sequence contains these coding sequences:
- the LOC139493031 gene encoding uncharacterized protein, giving the protein MNSIILQNNNHGLTVWTTSVFIVGNIAGGGVLALPKAVEETGWIGFILIIVFGIFSTYTATLIGESWVIIQERYPKYRSHVPDPYPVIGEIAYGRKGRNLVNVVMNIYNYGSAVVYMVLAAGNIETLLAKVTEDISLCYWLIILAGVLAPLICLGTPKDFWPIGVGATFTTGIACILIIIQSLNDKDQHMPVSHSTTDPLKFSTSFGTMVFAVSGHSVLPTIINDMKKKEDFKKAAFLGYAIVLMMYMPTAIVGYMVYGENLNENIIKSVSAGPCAYTVEVLVTLHLLLGFIILMNPVCQQLEAKLGVSTGYVNNVFREPLGYMNNVFHEPLGYMNNVFREPLGNANKVLRVPLGYVNKVLRKPLGS; this is encoded by the exons ATGAATTCTATAATTTTGCAGAATAATAACCATGGCCTGACTGTATGGACGACGTCTGTTTTTATAGTAGGCAACATAGCTGGTGGTGGTGTGTTGGCCCTACCAAAAGCTGTTGAAGAAACAG GTTGGATTGGGTTCATTTTGATTATTGTCTTTGGAATATTTTCTACCTACACTGCCACATTAATTGGTGAATCGTGGGTAATCATTCAAGAAAGGTATCCAAAATATCGGTCACATGTGCCGGATCCTTATCCAGTAATTGGGGAGATAGCATATGGAAGAAAAGGAAg GAACCTTGTGAACGTTGTGATGAACATCTACAATTATGGTAGTGCTGTGGTCTATATGGTGTTAGCTGCTGGAAACATCGAGACACTGTTAGCAAAAGTGACAGAAGATATATCGCTATGCTATTGGCTAATTATATTAGCCGGAGTACTAGCACCACTTATATGTCTTGGAACACCAAAGGATTTCTG GCCGATAGGGGTAGGAGCTACGTTTACCACTGGTATAGCGTGTATTTTGATAATTATCCAGTCACTAAACGACAAGGACCAACACATGCCTGTTTCCCATTCAACTACAGACCCACTTAAATTTTCTACATCATTTGGAACAATGGTGTTTGCGGTCAGCGGTCATTCGGTCCTACCTACCATAATAAATGACATGAAGAAAAAGGAAGATTTCAAAAAAGCAGCTTTCCTTGGATATGCAA TTGTCCTTATGATGTATATGCCAACAGCCATTGTAGGATACATGGTGTATGGAGAGAATCTCAATGAAAACATAATAAAGAGTGTTTCAGCTGGTCCGTGTGCCTATACTGTAGAGGTGTTGGTCACGTTACACCTATTGTTGGGTTTTATTATCTTGATGAACCCTGTCTGTCAACAGTTAGAAGCCAAACTTGGCGTTTCTACAG GATACGTGAACAATGTGTTTCGTGAACCTCTAGGATACATGAACAATGTGTTTCATGAACCTCTAGGATACATGAACAATGTGTTTCGTGAACCTCTAGGGAACGCGAACAAAGTGTTACGTGTACCTCTAGGGTACGTGAACAAAGTGTTACGTAAACCTCTAGGGTCGTGA